CTACATCGCCGCGGGCAAGCTCGGGCTGAAGCTCGCCTTCGTGAATGCCAGCGCCACCGCGGTGTGGCCCCCCACCGGCATCGCCCTCGCCGCGCTTCTCATCCTGGGGAGCTGGATCTGGCCCGCCGTGTTTGTGGGCGCCTTCGTCGTGAACCTTTTCACGGCGGGTTCGGTGGGCACCTCCATCGGGATCGCCATCGGCAACACGCTGGAAGCGCTGCTGGGAGCCTACCTGGTGAGGAAATACGCAGGGGGCCGCCAGGCGTTTCAGCGCGCGTGGGGTGTGTTTGCTTTCGCGGTCCTAGCGGCGCTGGTCAGCACGATGGTCAGCGCGACCTGTGGCGTGACGACTCTCGTGCTGGGCGGGCTGGCGCGCTGGGAGGACTACGGCACGATCTGGCTCGTGTGGTGGCTTGGAGATGCCACGGGCGCCCTGATCGTCACACCGCTGTTGCTCCTCTGGAGCGTGCGCCCGCGCAGCCTGTGGCCCTGGCCCCGGATGGTCGAGGCAGCGGCGCTTTTCTCGGGCCTGCTGTTCGTCGGCCTGATTCTCTTCGGCCAGCTGTTCCAGACGACGAACGGACATTATCCGGTGGAGTACGTCTGCATCCCGTTCCTGGTCTGGGCAGCGTTCCGTTTCGGGCCGCGCAAGGCAGCGACTTGCCTGGTGTTTCTGTCCGGAATCGCCATCCTGGGAACCCTGAACGGACTGGGCCCCTTCGCCCGGGCAACGCAGAACGAGTCCCTTCTCCTGCTGCAGGCCTTCATGGGGATTATCGCCGTCATGATCCTGGCGCTGGCGGCCGTCGTCGCCGAGAGAAACCGTATCGAAGCGGAGCTGCGGCATCTGGCCGTGACAGACCCCCTGACGGGCTTGGCGAACTATCGCCAGCTGGTGGGCGTGCTGGAAGGAGAGATTCAAAGATCGGAGCGGACGGACCGTCCCTTCGCCGTGCTGCTCCTGGACGTGGACGGTCTGAAGAGAATCAACGATCAGTACGGCCACTTGGTCGGAAGCCGGGCGCTCTGCCGTTTGGCGAGGGCCCTCCGGCGGTCCTGCCGCGTGGTGGACACCACGGCCCGGTACGGGGGAGACGAATTCGCCGTCGTGCTGCCGGAGACCAACGAAGAAGCGGGGTGGCGGGTGGCGGAGCGCATCGCGGAGCGTCTGGTCTCGGATCAGGAGAATCCGCGCGTCACGGTGAGCGTGGGGATGGCTGTTTACCCCCGGGACGGATCCAGCACGGAGACACTGCTCAGCGCGGCGGATCAGAAACTGTATGCCATGAAGGCCTCCCGGGGCGCGCTGCGACTCGACGGACCCGGCTGATCGTCGGCCAGTGGGATCGAGATCGTTGGCGGACGCGCAGGGTCTAGCCGCCTGCTCACCATGATGCCACGCTCACAAGTTCCCGGCTGCCTCACGCCACGACGCGCGCCGGGAGACGGTGCCAACAGGATGCCGCTTGCGTGGGCGCGGCCTGTTGCGACCCAACCCTGCCAGGAACTATCGAAAGGGAGGGTGCTCGATACCAGCTGGTGGACGGGGGCCCTCTCAGCGCTGCGCGACCGGTTCCAGAATCTCATCGCGGAACAGCGGGCGGCCGGCCTGGGAGGTCCAGAAGCCGTAAAGCGCCGGGGCGGCAATCACGAGGAGCGCCAGGAGCATGGTTCCCAGGTACCAGCCGGCCGGGTGGGGCGTGAGGGGCAGCTTGTCCATCAGGTTGAAGATGCTGATCATGACCGCGAAGCCGAGCAGCCCTGCCCGGAAAAGGACGAGCCAGCTGATCGTGATGGCGAGGCTGAACCCCAGGATGTAGCCGGGGATGCCTCCCGAATCGGGGGGGAACATCACCATGGCCAGCAGCGAGACGACGATCAGCGCCGGGACAGTGCGGCGCAGCAGGAGTCGGAAGATCAGGAGCAGGGTGATGGGGAAAATGATGTTCAAAAGCTCCTGGGTGTGGATCCCCAGGGCGGCCACGAACGCGGACATGCCGCCCCGCAGCGACTCGAGGGTCCAGAAGTCGCATGATCCGCAGAAGCGGCTATCCAGTGGCAATGAGCTCGAGCAAAACGGGCAGGTGTTCATGGTTGACTTCCTGCAGACCTTACGCCCGGGAAGCCGGACGGACCGGCGATGATCTTCTTCGACAGCGATTGAATTAGCGACCGTGGCCATCGCGCCTGATTGCGAGGTCACCGCTTCCGAGCCAGGATTCCCAGGCGGTCGTCCTTCTCGGGGTCGTCCTGCTGGGCGAAGGGCTGTTCCACCGAATGGAAGCCCGCGAGCTGCAGCCGCTCCAGAATCCCGGCGACCGGTTGACCCCACTCGGTGATAGTCTCCGAGGCTCTCTCGAAAAGAGCGGTCCCCGGGCATGACACGAAGGACGTCACTTTCACCGTGGAGCGGCGCGTCGCGGGCTCGTACACGATGGCCGCGACCAGCATCCGCCCGTCTTTCTCCTCCGCCACGAACTTGTCGAGCCGTTCCAGCCCCCGGCAGGTCATCACGTCGAAAAACAGCCAGCCCCCGCCCCGCAGGTGGGCGGCCAGCCGGCGAAACGCCTGCTCCCAGAGGTCCAGCGTCTCGAGATGGTTCAGCGTGTCGGCCACGCAGGTCGCCAGATCGAATGGCTCCTCCTGGCGCGTCAGGTCCTGTGCCGTAATGTCCGCCACGTACCACGCGACCCTGCCGGCGGCATCCTTTTTCCGCGCCGCGGCAATCATGGGTTCCGAAAGATCCGTTCCCACCACGCGGTGGCCCCGCTGGGCCAGCTCCAGCGCCAGCGTTCCGGTCCCGCAGCCGGCGTCCAATACCCTGCATCTTGCAAGCCCCTTCTCCTCGATCATCCGGAACAGGCGAGGACCGTAGGTCGGGGCGTACCAGTCCCAGCCGTGGAGGTCGTAGTGATCGGCGAATCCCCGGTAAGCATCGTGACGCTGGCTCATGGCACCTCGATTCTATCTTCTCTTGGGGTCAGGCGCGCCATGACTCGGGCCGTGGAGCTGCACCAGGAACTCGGAGGCGTAGCGGCCTTTGCCATCGCGCACCCAAATCCCCTCCGGGGGCGGCAGCATCTCCGTGAAGGTGAGGGTGGGAGCGGCTCGACGATCCCGAGACGACGCCGCCCGGCGCACCAGATCCGCCAGGATCGGAGACTCCAGGTCCGAATAGAACGGCTTGGGATCGGCGGTTGTGTGCACGAAGACGTGGCGAGGCAGCCGATGGCGGCACCTCAAGCGCGCCAGGGCGGCGAAGACCTCCGCCTCGGGCGCGGAAGGATCCGCCAGCGCGCGCGGCACAGCTTCCGGAGGAAAAATCCAGCGGCGCCGGAACAGGACCGTGCGGTTCCAGAGGAAGCGCGGCCATGCGACGATCCCCTCCGCCTCGAACCCGGGAAAGTAGCCCAGCGGCTGAAATCCCTGCTGCCCCAGGGAGACCAGAAAGGAGACGAACCCCTCGGGACTGATGCCGCTGCCGATGACCGGAATCACTTCAAGGCCGCGGGGAAGCCAGCGCAGCACGAAACGCTTCCGGCCGCTGTCGTAGCGGACGGCAAGCTCTCGAAGGGGTATGACCTCGGCGCCTTCGGAGGCTTTCTCCCCGGGCAGCTCAATCTCGTATGGAAAGATGGGGAGCCGCAGTCCGGCATTGGCGGTGCGGCCCCAGTGCATGTAGGTGATCTCCGCCAGGATCGCTCCTTCCCGCTCCAGCCGCGCCCACTCCCGCTTCACGTCCAGGGCGATGGGATTCTGGGCGGGAGTCCGCCCAGTGCCGTGGAGGTGGGCGAGTCGGGCCGCGGCCAGCCCGGAGCCGGAGAAGATGCCGTTCAGAGCAAGCCGCGCGCCGCCGGTGGAAACCGCCTCCTCGCCCGCTCCGTCCACCTGGAAGAGAACTCCGGAGAACCAGGGGGGAACGGGCGTCTCCTCCAGGATCGCGCTCCAGTCCTCCCGGGTCAGGGCCACCTCCTCCGCGCCTTCCGCCTCCGCCCGCCGCGCGAGCCTGGCGAAAGCGTCCCTCGCCCGGACGAAGCTCCGCAGCGCCTTCTCCGTCGCCTCGCCGGTCCGGGCGCCGGCCGGCTCCGGAAAGGATGAGGGGCGCCGGGCCGGCTCCGGCTCAAAAAGGCCGTGGTAAAGGTCCAGCAGCTCCACGTCGTGGTCGGCCGGATGCGCTCGAAGGAAGCGCTCCGCGTAGTCGGCGCGGAGGAGCGATTCGGGATAGAGAGAGGCGAACAGGCGCGCGTACCATTCCATCGCCTCCTGGAGGTCTGCCAGGACCCATGACGGCAGGGAGATCTCCAAGCCCGAGGCGGCGTCGAGCCGGAAGATCTCGTCCTCCTTGAGGGGGCGAACATGAGGCAAAGACTCCAGACGCTGCTGAATGCCATCCAACCGCTCGATCCTTTCGCCGGAGGTCAGCTCGCCGAGCGCGGTGACTTGTCGCTCGATCT
The genomic region above belongs to Candidatus Polarisedimenticolia bacterium and contains:
- a CDS encoding MASE1 domain-containing protein yields the protein MTLLYIAAGKLGLKLAFVNASATAVWPPTGIALAALLILGSWIWPAVFVGAFVVNLFTAGSVGTSIGIAIGNTLEALLGAYLVRKYAGGRQAFQRAWGVFAFAVLAALVSTMVSATCGVTTLVLGGLARWEDYGTIWLVWWLGDATGALIVTPLLLLWSVRPRSLWPWPRMVEAAALFSGLLFVGLILFGQLFQTTNGHYPVEYVCIPFLVWAAFRFGPRKAATCLVFLSGIAILGTLNGLGPFARATQNESLLLLQAFMGIIAVMILALAAVVAERNRIEAELRHLAVTDPLTGLANYRQLVGVLEGEIQRSERTDRPFAVLLLDVDGLKRINDQYGHLVGSRALCRLARALRRSCRVVDTTARYGGDEFAVVLPETNEEAGWRVAERIAERLVSDQENPRVTVSVGMAVYPRDGSSTETLLSAADQKLYAMKASRGALRLDGPG
- a CDS encoding class I SAM-dependent methyltransferase, which gives rise to MSQRHDAYRGFADHYDLHGWDWYAPTYGPRLFRMIEEKGLARCRVLDAGCGTGTLALELAQRGHRVVGTDLSEPMIAAARKKDAAGRVAWYVADITAQDLTRQEEPFDLATCVADTLNHLETLDLWEQAFRRLAAHLRGGGWLFFDVMTCRGLERLDKFVAEEKDGRMLVAAIVYEPATRRSTVKVTSFVSCPGTALFERASETITEWGQPVAGILERLQLAGFHSVEQPFAQQDDPEKDDRLGILARKR
- a CDS encoding lantibiotic dehydratase, which codes for METPAAPLVLLRVAALPFESLETLRAGSSLARLHELLALEREMEGEADALSEALYRAAGPPVPGDSERNRTRLAIVTLRRAVYNRRRPDQAHLQEAAPGLDPALARSLERHVERGQRFEALEKRFREAFSVDLCASRSALMAIGGSALFQEGIRLASRTLFKALKSLQSADPGRWDYDDRHVASKFASYVARGAAKTSPQSVFCTTALVQVASGSARVGGENRASRTEVLLNVFEARKVTSCLAAEPALRAAARLRPNPTLREMEGGWTYWRPALLRRPTDAEVLSRVKDLPVLRMFLEEASVGTRRVEEILQAVAARSEAEVSDLTHFLEGLVESGIFLWEVEIPYSCRRPLEALARTCREAGCLPPWLGEAEEIERQVTALGELTSGERIERLDGIQQRLESLPHVRPLKEDEIFRLDAASGLEISLPSWVLADLQEAMEWYARLFASLYPESLLRADYAERFLRAHPADHDVELLDLYHGLFEPEPARRPSSFPEPAGARTGEATEKALRSFVRARDAFARLARRAEAEGAEEVALTREDWSAILEETPVPPWFSGVLFQVDGAGEEAVSTGGARLALNGIFSGSGLAAARLAHLHGTGRTPAQNPIALDVKREWARLEREGAILAEITYMHWGRTANAGLRLPIFPYEIELPGEKASEGAEVIPLRELAVRYDSGRKRFVLRWLPRGLEVIPVIGSGISPEGFVSFLVSLGQQGFQPLGYFPGFEAEGIVAWPRFLWNRTVLFRRRWIFPPEAVPRALADPSAPEAEVFAALARLRCRHRLPRHVFVHTTADPKPFYSDLESPILADLVRRAASSRDRRAAPTLTFTEMLPPPEGIWVRDGKGRYASEFLVQLHGPSHGAPDPKRR